Sequence from the Numida meleagris isolate 19003 breed g44 Domestic line chromosome 2, NumMel1.0, whole genome shotgun sequence genome:
GCCTACGTTAAGGCGGGCTCCTTTGCCGAGTACACAGTTGTGCCTGCCAAAGAAGCAGTTCCTCTGCCCTCTGTGAAACCCGAGTTTCTGACTTTGATGGTAAGTGGCGCTACTGCATACATCAGCCTGAAGGATTTGGGAGGGCTGTCTGAAGGCAGGAAGGTCCTGGTGACAGCAGCGGCTGGAGGGACGGGCCAGTTTGCTGTGCAGCTCGCAAAGAAGGCCAAGTGCCATGTCATTGGAACCTGCTCCAGTGATGAAAAGAGTGGCTTTCTGAAATCCATTGGCTGCGACCGTGTCATCaactataaaactgaaaatgttgaaGCTGTTCTTAGGAAGGACTACCCAGAAGGTGTGGATGTAGTGTACGAGTCTGTTGGTGGGAAGATGTTTGACTTGGCCGTTAACTCCTTGGCTACCAAGGGGCGCCTGATAGTTATTGGGTTTATCGCTGGCTACCAAAACCCTACTGGCATCCAGCCCGTTAAAGCAGAGTTCTTGCCAGCAAAACTGTTGAAGAAATCTGCCAGCATCCACGGTTTCTTCTTGAACCATTACTTTTCCGAGTACAAAATGGCTCTGCAGCACTTGCTCAAGATGTATGAAAAAGGAGAACTGGTTTGTGAGGTGGACCTTGGAGACATGTCTCCAGAGGGCAAGTTCATTGGCTTGGAGTCTGTATTTCGTGCTGTAGATTACATGTACATGGGAAAAAACATTGGAAAAATTGTAGTTGAATTACCTCACTCTGTCAACAGTAAGctgtaaaaacagaacaatgatataaatcagaagagagaaaatgggcACTTTATGCTTCAGAATTACtagaaacaaattctttttctttttaacttagTAATggatattaaattaaaaaacagcattaaggtgttaataaaaaaaaaaaaatttttccctccttttcttgAAAGTGCTTTAATCCATGGCTGAAGCACGGACTTAATGGGCCTGTGTTTCATTCTGTCGCTTAGGCTAGCATGAGACAGGAACATTGTTCTTGACAG
This genomic interval carries:
- the ZADH2 gene encoding prostaglandin reductase 3; protein product: MSYSRHFLDFQGSSIPSAMKKLVVTALSPNFRQAVTLRRDAPVPLPGDGELLVRNRFVGINASDINYSAGRYDTSVKPPFDVGFEGVGDVVALGLSASAHYSVGQAVAYVKAGSFAEYTVVPAKEAVPLPSVKPEFLTLMVSGATAYISLKDLGGLSEGRKVLVTAAAGGTGQFAVQLAKKAKCHVIGTCSSDEKSGFLKSIGCDRVINYKTENVEAVLRKDYPEGVDVVYESVGGKMFDLAVNSLATKGRLIVIGFIAGYQNPTGIQPVKAEFLPAKLLKKSASIHGFFLNHYFSEYKMALQHLLKMYEKGELVCEVDLGDMSPEGKFIGLESVFRAVDYMYMGKNIGKIVVELPHSVNSKL